Proteins found in one Pseudomonas mosselii genomic segment:
- the hemH gene encoding ferrochelatase: MTDHALLLVNLGSPASTSVADVRRYLNQFLMDPYVIDLPWPVRRLLVSLILIKRPEQSAHAYASIWWDEGSPLVVLTRRLQQAMMAHWPHGPVEIAMRYGQPALPEVLERLAAQGVRKVTLAPLYPQFADSTVTTVVELAKQTIAERKLPLQTRILRPFYDHPDYIDALVASARPYLEQDYDHLLLSFHGLPERHLKKLDPTGNHDFQAADCCKDASAEMRAVCYRGQCLATARAFAQKMGIPDGKWSVSFQSRLGRAKWIEPYTETRLDELGKAGVKKLLVMCPAFVADCIETLEEIGDRGKEQFIEAGGKELVLVPCLNDHPEWVRVLAGMCEKA; the protein is encoded by the coding sequence ATGACTGATCACGCCCTGCTGCTGGTCAACCTGGGTTCGCCGGCCTCCACCTCGGTGGCCGACGTGCGCCGTTACCTCAACCAGTTCCTCATGGACCCGTACGTGATCGACCTGCCCTGGCCGGTGCGGCGATTGCTGGTGTCGCTGATCCTGATCAAGCGCCCCGAGCAGTCGGCCCATGCCTACGCCTCGATCTGGTGGGACGAGGGCTCGCCGCTGGTGGTGCTGACCCGCCGTCTGCAGCAGGCGATGATGGCCCATTGGCCCCATGGGCCGGTGGAGATCGCCATGCGCTACGGCCAACCGGCGCTGCCGGAAGTCTTGGAGCGCCTGGCCGCGCAAGGGGTGCGCAAGGTCACGCTGGCGCCGCTCTATCCACAGTTCGCCGACAGCACCGTGACCACGGTCGTGGAGTTGGCGAAACAGACCATCGCCGAGCGCAAGCTGCCTTTGCAGACCCGCATTCTGCGGCCGTTTTACGACCACCCAGACTACATCGATGCCCTGGTGGCCAGCGCCCGCCCGTATCTGGAACAGGATTATGATCACCTGCTGCTGAGCTTCCATGGTTTGCCCGAGCGGCACTTGAAGAAGCTCGATCCCACCGGCAACCACGACTTCCAGGCCGCCGACTGCTGCAAGGACGCCAGCGCCGAGATGCGTGCGGTGTGCTATCGCGGCCAGTGCCTGGCCACGGCCAGGGCGTTCGCGCAGAAGATGGGCATCCCGGACGGCAAGTGGTCGGTGTCGTTCCAGTCGCGCCTGGGCCGGGCAAAGTGGATCGAACCCTACACCGAGACGCGCCTGGATGAGCTGGGCAAGGCGGGTGTGAAGAAGCTGCTGGTTATGTGCCCGGCGTTCGTCGCCGATTGCATCGAGACGCTGGAGGAGATTGGCGATCGGGGCAAGGAGCAGTTCATCGAGGCGGGCGGGAAGGAGCTGGTGCTGGTGCCGTGCCTGAATGATCACCCGGAGTGGGTGAGGGTGTTGGCGGGGATGTGCGAGAAGGCCTGA
- a CDS encoding molybdopterin-synthase adenylyltransferase MoeB, producing MLSDQELLRYSRQILLSQVDIDGQLRLKHGKALVIGLGGLGSPVALYLAAAGVGGLHLADFDTVDLTNLQRQVIHDSDSVGMSKVDSAIRRLQAINPEISLVAHRRALDEDSLAAAVAAVDVVLDCSDNFGTREAVNAACVVAGKPLVSGAAIRLEGQLSVFDTRRDTSPCYHCLYGHGSEAELTCSEAGVIGPLVGLVGSLQALEALKLLAGFGEPLIGRLLLIDALSTRMRELRVKRDPACAVCGNRHG from the coding sequence ATGCTGAGCGACCAGGAGCTGTTGCGCTACAGCCGGCAGATCCTGCTGTCGCAGGTGGATATCGATGGGCAGTTGCGCCTGAAACACGGCAAGGCCCTGGTCATCGGCCTCGGCGGGCTGGGCTCGCCGGTGGCGCTGTACCTTGCCGCGGCAGGTGTCGGCGGGCTGCATCTGGCCGATTTCGACACCGTCGACCTGACCAACCTGCAACGCCAGGTGATCCACGACAGCGACAGCGTCGGCATGAGCAAGGTCGATTCGGCCATCAGGCGTTTGCAGGCGATCAACCCGGAGATCAGCCTGGTCGCCCATCGTCGGGCACTGGATGAGGATTCGCTGGCCGCCGCAGTGGCGGCGGTCGATGTGGTGCTCGACTGCTCCGACAACTTCGGCACCCGCGAGGCGGTCAATGCTGCCTGCGTGGTTGCGGGCAAACCGTTGGTCAGCGGCGCGGCGATCCGCCTTGAGGGCCAGTTGTCGGTGTTCGACACCCGCCGCGACACCAGCCCCTGCTATCACTGCCTGTATGGCCATGGCAGCGAGGCCGAGCTGACCTGCAGCGAGGCCGGGGTAATCGGCCCGCTGGTGGGGCTGGTCGGCAGCCTGCAGGCACTGGAAGCGCTGAAGTTGCTGGCCGGTTTCGGCGAGCCGCTGATCGGCCGCCTGCTGCTGATCGACGCCCTGAGCACCCGCATGCGCGAATTGCGGGTCAAGCGCGACCCCGCCTGTGCCGTGTGTGGCAATCGCCATGGCTGA
- a CDS encoding uracil-xanthine permease family protein has product MQDGFNDPLWRQVVSGAQMLFVAFGALVLMPLITGLDPNVALFTAGIGTLLFQLVTGRQVPVFLASSFAFITPIILAKGQFGLAETMGGVMAAGFVYTFMGLMVKIKGTGFIDRMLPPVVIGPVIISIGLAMAPIAANMAMGKAGDGSVLLPYKTAMMISMPALLTTMIVAVFGKGIFRLVPIIAGVLVGFALSFAFGVVDTAKIAAAPWLELPNFTAPAFNWQAILFIVPVALAPAIEHIGGVIAVGSVTGRDYLKKPGLHRTLLGDGLATTAAGLFGGPPNTTYAEVTGAVMLTKNYNPKIMTWAAVFAITLAFIGKFGALLQSIPVPVMGGILCLLFGSIAAVGMNTMIRHKIDLAEARNLVIVSVTLVFGIGGVLIGSGDGPDDWGLKGIALCAVVAIALNLILPGNDGWKNKKLDDQLP; this is encoded by the coding sequence ATGCAGGACGGCTTCAACGACCCGCTCTGGCGTCAGGTCGTCTCGGGCGCGCAGATGCTCTTCGTGGCATTCGGCGCGCTGGTGCTGATGCCGCTGATCACCGGCCTCGACCCCAACGTGGCCCTGTTCACCGCAGGCATCGGCACCCTGCTGTTCCAGCTGGTCACGGGCCGCCAGGTCCCGGTGTTCCTGGCCTCGAGTTTTGCCTTCATCACCCCGATCATCCTCGCCAAGGGCCAGTTCGGCCTGGCCGAGACCATGGGCGGCGTGATGGCGGCAGGCTTCGTGTACACCTTCATGGGCCTGATGGTGAAGATCAAGGGCACCGGTTTCATCGACCGCATGCTGCCGCCGGTGGTGATCGGCCCGGTGATCATCTCCATCGGCCTGGCCATGGCGCCGATCGCCGCCAACATGGCGATGGGCAAGGCCGGCGACGGCAGCGTACTGCTGCCGTACAAGACCGCCATGATGATCTCCATGCCGGCGCTGTTGACCACCATGATCGTGGCCGTGTTCGGCAAGGGCATCTTCCGCCTGGTGCCGATCATCGCCGGCGTGCTGGTGGGCTTCGCCCTGTCGTTCGCCTTCGGCGTGGTCGACACCGCCAAGATCGCCGCGGCCCCCTGGCTGGAGCTGCCCAACTTCACCGCGCCGGCCTTCAACTGGCAGGCCATCCTGTTCATCGTGCCAGTGGCCCTGGCCCCAGCGATCGAACACATTGGCGGTGTGATCGCGGTGGGCAGCGTGACCGGCCGCGACTACCTGAAAAAGCCCGGCCTGCACCGCACGCTGCTGGGTGACGGCCTGGCCACCACCGCCGCCGGCCTGTTCGGCGGCCCGCCCAACACCACCTACGCCGAAGTGACCGGCGCGGTGATGCTGACCAAGAACTACAACCCGAAGATCATGACCTGGGCGGCGGTATTCGCTATCACCCTGGCCTTCATCGGCAAGTTCGGCGCGCTGCTGCAGAGCATTCCGGTACCGGTGATGGGCGGCATTCTCTGCCTGCTGTTCGGCTCGATCGCGGCGGTGGGCATGAACACCATGATCCGCCACAAGATCGACCTGGCCGAGGCGCGCAACCTGGTAATCGTTTCGGTGACCCTGGTGTTCGGCATCGGCGGCGTGCTGATCGGCAGCGGCGACGGCCCGGACGATTGGGGCCTGAAGGGCATCGCCTTGTGCGCCGTGGTGGCCATTGCCCTGAACCTGATCCTGCCGGGCAACGATGGCTGGAAGAACAAGAAACTGGATGACCAGTTGCCTTGA
- a CDS encoding MerR family transcriptional regulator, which translates to MPSDPLLPIGEVARLTGVNPVTLRAWERRYGLITPQRTPKGHRLYPQDQVQRVQAVLRWLERGAAVSQVRELLDNATHATAPIQGEWGERIEQLIKAIARLAQRPLDQLINQMIALYPAVTVCERLLLPLLEALEQRWQTHFDARLEQVFFQGWLRSKLGARVYHDSHSLGGPCVLLARTDDAPFDPQFWLCAWLLSSNGYALEILEWSVEPRQLRQAVEQLRPQALLLHLGRRPDLAALGRALQDINTMKLLGGNTVTLHKAQLQALSLTDLHLFDSPQTALRRLQQSRP; encoded by the coding sequence ATGCCATCTGACCCCTTGCTGCCCATCGGCGAAGTGGCCCGCTTGACCGGCGTCAACCCAGTCACCCTGCGCGCCTGGGAACGCCGCTACGGCTTGATCACGCCGCAGCGCACGCCCAAGGGGCATCGTCTTTATCCCCAGGACCAGGTGCAGCGCGTCCAGGCCGTGCTGCGCTGGCTGGAGCGTGGCGCCGCGGTGAGCCAGGTGCGCGAACTGCTGGACAATGCCACGCACGCCACCGCGCCGATCCAGGGCGAATGGGGCGAGCGTATCGAACAGCTGATCAAGGCCATCGCCCGGCTTGCCCAGCGTCCGCTGGACCAGCTGATCAACCAGATGATCGCCCTCTACCCTGCTGTGACCGTCTGCGAGCGTCTGCTGCTACCGCTGCTTGAAGCCCTCGAACAGCGCTGGCAAACGCATTTCGACGCCCGGCTGGAACAAGTGTTCTTCCAAGGCTGGCTGCGCAGCAAGCTGGGGGCACGGGTCTATCACGACAGTCACTCGCTCGGTGGCCCCTGCGTACTGCTTGCCCGCACCGACGATGCACCTTTCGATCCGCAATTTTGGCTCTGCGCCTGGCTGCTGAGCAGCAACGGCTACGCTCTGGAGATCCTCGAGTGGTCAGTCGAGCCCCGCCAACTGCGCCAGGCCGTGGAGCAGTTGCGGCCGCAAGCGCTGCTGCTGCACCTCGGTCGCCGCCCCGACCTCGCCGCACTGGGCCGTGCGCTGCAGGACATCAACACGATGAAACTCCTGGGTGGCAACACAGTCACTCTCCATAAGGCGCAATTGCAGGCACTGTCGTTGACTGACCTACACCTGTTCGACAGCCCGCAAACCGCCTTGCGCCGTCTTCAGCAATCCCGACCTTGA
- a CDS encoding SDR family NAD(P)-dependent oxidoreductase, giving the protein MTRRFWVTGASHGVGLALVGQLLASGHQVAASGRDSQELDTLGQQHGARLLRLPAPLPEASQRLLAKWGALDSLIINAGTCDYLPDAVADGEVFEQIISSNLLATQQCLAGALPLLAKGEKPQVMAILSRYSALQLFEPNQPLSGGNSLPKWLSEQRNSLHALGIDLTVVAPQSLKNPVSSVQAIPEPWTAQSAAQELLARLDQRQPELVLEVLNPGELWPLPKSS; this is encoded by the coding sequence ATGACACGTCGTTTCTGGGTCACAGGAGCCAGCCACGGAGTTGGGCTGGCGTTGGTGGGACAGTTGCTCGCATCGGGGCATCAGGTTGCCGCCAGTGGCAGGGATAGCCAGGAACTGGACACACTGGGCCAACAGCACGGCGCACGCCTGCTGCGCCTTCCCGCCCCCTTGCCGGAAGCGAGCCAACGGCTTCTGGCGAAATGGGGCGCACTCGACAGCCTGATCATCAACGCCGGCACCTGCGACTACCTGCCAGATGCTGTAGCGGATGGGGAGGTGTTCGAGCAGATCATCAGCAGCAACCTGCTGGCCACGCAGCAGTGCCTGGCCGGCGCCCTGCCACTGCTGGCCAAGGGCGAGAAACCACAGGTCATGGCCATCCTCAGTCGCTACTCGGCGTTGCAGCTGTTCGAGCCGAACCAGCCGCTCAGTGGCGGCAACAGCCTGCCGAAGTGGTTGAGCGAGCAACGCAACTCCTTGCACGCGCTGGGCATCGACCTGACCGTGGTGGCGCCTCAATCGCTGAAAAACCCGGTGAGCTCGGTGCAGGCCATTCCGGAGCCCTGGACGGCGCAAAGCGCGGCGCAGGAGTTGCTGGCACGCCTGGATCAGCGCCAACCCGAGCTGGTACTGGAGGTGCTCAACCCAGGCGAACTCTGGCCACTGCCGAAGAGCAGCTGA
- a CDS encoding TIGR01777 family oxidoreductase: MHILLTGGTGLIGQHLCQVWRQQGHRLTVWSRRPEQVAKICGTGVRGVARLEDIADEDEVDAVVNLAGAPIADRPWTAARRNLLWTSRVTLTEQLLAWLERRERRPQVLISGSAVGWYGDGGERELTEASPPVKEDFASQLCIAWEETAQRAEALGIRVVLVRTGLVLAADGGFLSRLRLPYKLGLGGPLGDGRQWMPWVHIDDQIGLIDFLLQHNEASGPYNACAPEPVRNREFAKRLGRTLHRPAFMPMPALLLKAGLGELSTLLLGGQRARPVRLLAAGFTFRFNDLQSALDNLSSRL, encoded by the coding sequence ATGCATATATTGCTGACCGGCGGTACCGGCCTGATCGGCCAACACCTGTGCCAGGTGTGGCGCCAGCAAGGGCATCGCCTGACGGTCTGGAGCCGGCGCCCTGAACAGGTGGCGAAAATCTGTGGCACCGGCGTGCGGGGCGTCGCCCGGCTGGAGGACATTGCCGATGAAGACGAGGTCGACGCGGTGGTCAACCTGGCCGGTGCGCCGATCGCTGACCGGCCCTGGACCGCAGCGCGACGCAATCTGCTCTGGACCAGCCGGGTGACCCTCACCGAGCAGTTGCTGGCCTGGCTGGAGCGCCGTGAGCGCCGGCCGCAGGTGCTGATCTCCGGCTCGGCGGTGGGCTGGTACGGTGACGGTGGCGAGCGTGAGCTGACTGAGGCTTCGCCGCCAGTGAAAGAGGACTTCGCCAGCCAGCTGTGCATCGCCTGGGAGGAAACCGCCCAGCGTGCCGAGGCCCTGGGAATCCGCGTGGTGCTGGTGCGCACCGGCCTGGTGCTGGCCGCCGATGGCGGCTTTTTGTCGCGCCTGCGTCTGCCTTACAAGCTGGGCCTGGGGGGGCCGCTGGGCGATGGTCGGCAGTGGATGCCTTGGGTGCATATCGACGACCAAATCGGCCTGATTGATTTTCTCTTGCAGCACAACGAAGCCAGCGGTCCCTATAATGCCTGCGCGCCGGAGCCGGTGCGCAATCGAGAGTTCGCCAAGCGCCTGGGGCGCACCTTGCATCGCCCGGCGTTCATGCCGATGCCGGCGCTGCTGCTCAAGGCCGGGCTCGGCGAGCTGTCGACGCTGCTGCTCGGTGGCCAGCGCGCGCGCCCGGTGCGGCTGCTGGCGGCGGGCTTCACGTTCCGTTTCAACGATCTGCAATCGGCCCTGGACAACCTGTCCAGCCGCCTCTGA
- the phrB gene encoding deoxyribodipyrimidine photo-lyase, with protein MQLIWLRSDLRIDDNTALAAACQRGPTVALWIASPGQWQAHDDAPCKVDFWLRNLRLLQQSLAALNIPLLIRTSDTWADVPECVLGVCRQHRIEAVHWNDEYGINEARRDQATYEALQQAGISATGHLDQLLFRPGSVLTRTGQYFQVFSQFKRVCLEHLHRSLPPLVQSVQAQQSLGIHGDAIPLQIEGFEPPSDTLRQHWPAGEDEGRRRLQRFVDETIDDYAQLRDLPAKAGTSQLSPYLAAGVLSPRQCLHAALASNRGEFDSGSVGVQTWVNELLWREFYKHTLVGYPRVSRHRAFRPQTEALPWRDAPADLQAWKEGRTGFPLIDAAMRQLLHTGWMHNRLRMIVAMFLSKNLLIDWRQGERHFMRHLIDGDLAANNGGWQWSASTGTDAVPYFRIFNPVTQSQRFDPKGTFIRHWLPELEEKDDRSIHQPVKSTDLFATNYYLSPIVDLDSSRQRALEAFKGLSNWQDQRA; from the coding sequence ATGCAACTGATCTGGCTGCGCAGCGACCTGCGCATCGACGACAACACTGCCCTCGCGGCCGCCTGTCAACGTGGCCCGACCGTGGCCCTCTGGATTGCCAGCCCCGGCCAGTGGCAGGCCCACGACGATGCGCCGTGCAAGGTCGATTTCTGGCTGCGCAACCTGCGACTGCTACAACAGTCGCTGGCGGCACTGAACATTCCACTGCTGATTCGCACCTCCGACACCTGGGCAGATGTCCCTGAATGCGTGCTCGGTGTCTGCCGTCAGCACCGCATAGAGGCCGTGCACTGGAACGACGAATACGGCATCAACGAGGCACGGCGGGACCAAGCGACATATGAAGCGCTGCAGCAAGCCGGGATCAGCGCCACCGGCCACCTCGACCAGCTGCTGTTCAGACCCGGCAGCGTGCTGACCCGCACTGGCCAGTACTTCCAGGTATTCAGCCAGTTCAAGCGAGTCTGCCTGGAGCACCTGCACCGCAGCCTCCCGCCGCTGGTTCAATCGGTACAGGCCCAGCAGTCCCTCGGTATTCATGGCGACGCCATCCCGCTGCAGATCGAAGGCTTCGAGCCCCCTTCCGATACCCTGCGCCAGCACTGGCCTGCAGGCGAGGATGAAGGCAGGCGGCGGCTACAGCGCTTCGTCGACGAAACCATCGACGACTACGCCCAACTGCGCGACCTGCCTGCCAAGGCAGGCACCAGCCAGTTGTCCCCCTATCTCGCCGCTGGCGTGCTCTCGCCGCGCCAGTGCCTACACGCGGCACTGGCGAGCAACAGGGGCGAATTCGACAGCGGCAGCGTCGGCGTGCAGACCTGGGTCAACGAGCTGCTGTGGCGCGAGTTCTACAAGCACACCCTGGTGGGCTACCCCCGAGTCTCCCGGCACCGCGCCTTCCGCCCGCAGACAGAAGCATTGCCCTGGCGCGACGCACCCGCCGACCTGCAGGCCTGGAAAGAGGGCCGAACCGGCTTCCCCCTGATCGATGCCGCCATGCGCCAGCTGCTGCACACTGGCTGGATGCACAACCGCTTGCGCATGATCGTCGCCATGTTCCTCAGCAAGAACCTGCTGATCGACTGGCGGCAGGGCGAACGGCATTTCATGCGTCACCTGATAGACGGGGACCTGGCCGCCAACAACGGTGGCTGGCAGTGGAGCGCCTCGACGGGGACCGATGCGGTGCCCTATTTCCGAATCTTCAACCCCGTTACCCAATCGCAGCGTTTCGACCCCAAGGGAACCTTCATCCGTCATTGGTTGCCTGAGCTGGAAGAAAAAGATGATCGATCGATCCATCAACCGGTGAAATCTACGGATCTATTTGCTACTAATTATTACCTGAGCCCGATAGTCGATCTCGATAGCAGTCGCCAAAGAGCACTGGAGGCCTTCAAAGGCTTGTCCAACTGGCAGGATCAGAGGGCATAA
- a CDS encoding DUF523 and DUF1722 domain-containing protein encodes MNAFPPSGKPRLAISACLTGLNVRYNAGHKASSLCLELLDQHFDWVPLCPEVAIGLGTPREPIRLVGDPEHPAVTGTRNNVTDFAGPLRAYGAQMADELDDICGYIFMQKSPSCGLERVKVYQEDGRPAHQNGRGAYAAAFCERRPDLPVEEEGRLHDPVLRENFIARVYAYADWRQLLRQGLSRGALIRFHARYKYLLMAHNPQAYRGLGRLLGSMSRDDDPAQLGPRYFSQLMQALRRCASRGTHGNVLQHLSGYLRNDLGQADKAELQQVIGQYQKGVVPLVVPLTLLKHHLRRHPDPYLLQQAYLQPHPEDLGLRNAI; translated from the coding sequence ATGAACGCTTTCCCGCCCAGCGGCAAGCCACGTCTGGCCATCAGCGCCTGCCTGACTGGCCTGAACGTACGCTACAACGCCGGCCACAAAGCCTCCAGCCTCTGTCTTGAACTGCTCGACCAGCATTTCGACTGGGTCCCACTGTGCCCCGAGGTCGCCATTGGCCTGGGCACGCCCCGGGAACCCATTCGCCTGGTGGGCGATCCCGAGCACCCGGCTGTCACCGGTACGCGTAACAATGTCACCGATTTCGCCGGCCCGTTGCGTGCCTACGGCGCGCAGATGGCCGACGAACTCGACGATATCTGCGGCTACATCTTCATGCAAAAGTCACCGTCCTGTGGCCTTGAACGGGTCAAGGTCTACCAGGAGGACGGCCGCCCGGCCCACCAGAATGGCCGGGGCGCCTACGCCGCGGCATTCTGCGAGCGGCGCCCGGACCTGCCGGTCGAAGAGGAAGGCCGGCTGCACGATCCGGTGCTGCGGGAAAACTTCATCGCCCGCGTCTACGCCTACGCCGACTGGCGCCAACTGCTGCGCCAGGGCCTGAGTCGCGGCGCGCTGATCCGTTTCCATGCCCGCTACAAGTACCTGCTGATGGCGCACAATCCCCAGGCGTACCGCGGCCTTGGGCGCCTGCTCGGGAGCATGAGCCGCGACGATGATCCAGCGCAGCTCGGTCCGCGCTACTTCAGCCAGCTGATGCAGGCGCTACGCCGCTGCGCAAGCCGCGGCACCCACGGCAACGTGCTTCAGCACCTGAGCGGCTACCTGCGCAACGACCTCGGCCAGGCGGACAAGGCCGAGCTGCAACAGGTCATCGGCCAGTACCAGAAAGGCGTGGTGCCTTTGGTGGTGCCCTTGACCCTGCTCAAGCACCATCTGCGCCGTCATCCCGATCCCTACCTGCTGCAACAGGCCTACCTGCAACCCCATCCGGAAGACCTCGGACTGCGCAATGCCATCTGA
- a CDS encoding NAD(P)/FAD-dependent oxidoreductase — protein MTVPIAIIGAGIAGLSAAQALQKAGQTVHLFDKGHGSGGRMASKRSDAGALDLGAQYFTARDRRFVEQVQQWVANGWAAQWKPQLYNYRDGELTPSPDEQTRWVGVPRMSAITRGLLKDVTVNFGCRIAEVFRGKQYWHLQDTEGCSHGPFSQVVIAVPAPQATPLLAAAPKLAAVAAGVQMEPTWAVALGFQTPLETPMQGCFVQDSPLDWLARNRSKPGRDEHLDTWVLHATSNWSKQHIDLPKEEVIEQLWGEFAELVGCVVPAPTFALAHRWLYARPAVNHEWGTLADADLGLYACGDWCLSGRVEGAWLSGQEAARRLLEHLE, from the coding sequence ATGACAGTACCTATTGCCATCATCGGTGCCGGAATCGCCGGTTTGTCCGCCGCCCAGGCCCTGCAAAAGGCCGGACAGACCGTTCATTTGTTCGACAAGGGCCACGGCAGCGGCGGACGCATGGCCAGCAAGCGCAGCGATGCCGGCGCCCTGGACCTCGGTGCCCAGTACTTCACCGCCCGCGACCGGCGCTTTGTCGAACAGGTCCAGCAATGGGTGGCCAATGGCTGGGCTGCGCAGTGGAAACCGCAGCTGTACAACTACCGCGATGGCGAACTGACCCCCTCCCCCGACGAACAAACCCGATGGGTTGGCGTGCCGCGCATGAGCGCCATCACTCGCGGCCTGCTCAAGGATGTCACGGTGAACTTCGGCTGCCGCATCGCCGAGGTGTTCCGCGGCAAGCAATACTGGCACTTGCAGGACACCGAAGGCTGCAGCCATGGGCCGTTCAGCCAGGTGGTGATCGCCGTGCCGGCGCCCCAGGCCACCCCGTTGCTGGCCGCCGCACCCAAACTCGCGGCGGTTGCCGCCGGGGTGCAAATGGAGCCGACCTGGGCCGTTGCCCTGGGCTTCCAGACACCACTGGAAACCCCTATGCAGGGCTGCTTCGTGCAAGACAGCCCGCTCGACTGGCTGGCGCGCAACCGCAGTAAACCGGGCCGTGACGAGCACCTCGACACCTGGGTGCTACATGCCACCTCCAACTGGAGCAAACAGCATATCGACCTGCCCAAGGAAGAAGTGATCGAGCAGTTGTGGGGAGAATTTGCCGAACTGGTCGGCTGCGTCGTCCCCGCACCGACCTTTGCGCTTGCCCACCGCTGGTTGTACGCACGCCCTGCCGTCAATCATGAGTGGGGCACGCTGGCCGATGCCGACCTGGGCCTGTATGCCTGTGGCGACTGGTGCCTGTCCGGTCGGGTCGAAGGGGCGTGGCTCAGCGGCCAAGAAGCCGCTCGACGCCTGCTGGAGCATCTGGAATAA
- the upp gene encoding uracil phosphoribosyltransferase: MPTREIRHPLIRHKLGLMRRADISTKNFRELAQEVGALLTYEATQDLPLETYEIDGWCGKVQVEKIAGKKITVVPILRAGIGMLDGVLSLVPGAKVSAVGVARNEETLEAHTYLEKLAPDINQRLALIIDPMLATGGSMVATIDLLKKAGCKEIRAMVLVAAPEGIAVVEKAHPDVQIYTASIDQRLNEHGYIVPGLGDAGDKIFGTKQKDA, from the coding sequence ATGCCTACTCGTGAGATCCGCCATCCGCTGATCCGCCACAAGCTCGGCCTGATGCGCCGTGCCGATATCAGCACCAAGAATTTTCGCGAACTCGCCCAGGAAGTCGGTGCACTGCTGACCTATGAAGCCACCCAGGACCTGCCGCTCGAGACCTACGAGATCGACGGCTGGTGCGGCAAGGTGCAAGTCGAGAAAATCGCCGGCAAGAAGATCACCGTCGTGCCGATCCTGCGCGCCGGCATTGGCATGCTCGACGGCGTGCTCAGCCTGGTCCCCGGGGCCAAGGTGAGTGCCGTGGGCGTTGCCCGCAACGAGGAAACCCTCGAAGCCCACACCTACCTCGAGAAACTCGCGCCGGACATCAACCAGCGCCTGGCCCTGATCATCGACCCGATGCTGGCCACCGGCGGCTCGATGGTCGCCACCATCGACCTGCTGAAAAAGGCCGGCTGCAAGGAAATCCGTGCCATGGTCCTGGTCGCGGCCCCCGAAGGCATCGCCGTGGTGGAGAAAGCCCACCCCGACGTGCAGATCTACACCGCCTCGATCGACCAACGCCTGAACGAACACGGCTACATCGTCCCAGGCCTGGGTGATGCCGGCGACAAGATCTTCGGCACCAAGCAGAAGGACGCCTGA
- the murI gene encoding glutamate racemase produces the protein MAERSAPVGVMDSGVGGLSVLAEIQRLLPNESLLYLADSGHVPYGEKSPDYIRQRLRLIAGFFHEQGAKALVLACNTATVAAVADLRELYPDWPLVGMEPAVKPAAAATRSGVVGVLATTGTLQSAKFAALLDRFANDVRVITQPCPGLVERIEAGDLVSEQLRQLLSGYVKPLLAAGCDTLILGCTHYPFLRPMLAEMVPADVAIIDTGAAVARQLQRLLDARGLLGDGPAQPTAFWSSGEPGNLQKVLPLLWNQSGSVQRFLP, from the coding sequence ATGGCTGAGCGTTCGGCGCCGGTGGGCGTGATGGACTCCGGCGTTGGCGGTTTGTCGGTGCTGGCCGAGATCCAGCGCCTGCTGCCCAACGAGTCGTTGCTCTATCTGGCCGACAGCGGCCATGTGCCCTATGGCGAGAAGTCGCCGGACTACATTCGCCAGCGCCTGCGACTAATCGCCGGTTTTTTCCATGAGCAGGGCGCCAAGGCGCTGGTCCTGGCCTGCAACACGGCTACGGTGGCGGCGGTGGCCGACCTGCGCGAGCTTTACCCGGACTGGCCGTTGGTGGGGATGGAGCCGGCGGTCAAGCCGGCGGCCGCGGCAACCCGTTCCGGCGTGGTCGGCGTGCTGGCCACCACCGGTACCCTGCAAAGCGCCAAGTTCGCTGCCTTGCTCGACCGCTTCGCCAATGACGTGCGGGTAATCACCCAACCTTGCCCTGGGCTGGTCGAGCGTATTGAGGCGGGGGACCTGGTCAGCGAGCAACTGCGCCAGTTGCTGTCGGGTTATGTGAAACCGTTGCTGGCGGCCGGCTGCGACACCCTGATCCTGGGTTGCACCCACTATCCGTTCCTACGGCCCATGCTGGCCGAGATGGTGCCGGCGGATGTGGCGATCATCGACACCGGCGCTGCCGTGGCGCGCCAACTGCAACGTCTGCTGGATGCTCGCGGGCTGCTCGGCGACGGGCCGGCGCAGCCGACGGCGTTCTGGAGCAGTGGCGAGCCAGGCAACCTGCAGAAAGTCCTGCCGCTGTTGTGGAACCAATCCGGCAGCGTGCAGCGCTTCCTGCCTTGA